The proteins below come from a single Streptomyces sp. M92 genomic window:
- a CDS encoding DUF2795 domain-containing protein gives MERGSNPVSPRKDDEMKHELEGHLRSGWPTHAEEAYEPEPPADDDIRTDPSGPVPASGEEREQGRVTAEAESLRGELARHLERTAFPADRETVLDVLEAHHAPDATLQAVRELPDGGEYANVTEIVNALYNGARTEP, from the coding sequence ATGGAGCGAGGCAGCAATCCGGTCAGTCCGCGCAAGGACGACGAGATGAAGCACGAGTTGGAGGGCCACCTGCGCTCGGGCTGGCCGACACACGCGGAGGAAGCGTACGAGCCAGAGCCGCCGGCGGACGACGACATCCGCACGGACCCGAGCGGACCGGTCCCGGCGTCCGGGGAAGAGCGGGAGCAGGGCCGAGTGACTGCCGAGGCGGAGTCGCTGAGGGGCGAACTGGCACGGCATCTGGAGCGCACCGCCTTCCCCGCCGACCGGGAGACGGTGCTGGATGTACTCGAAGCCCATCACGCACCGGACGCGACGCTGCAGGCTGTGCGGGAACTGCCGGACGGCGGCGAGTACGCCAATGTGACGGAGATCGTCAACGCCCTGTACAACGGCGCGCGGACCGAACCCTGA
- a CDS encoding DUF5958 family protein produces the protein MDGRTVILNELAQGIRPLTQGVGWFGGLADAEQFEVLRDLAGFCIQARATSEDGPESIRRAGIRFTHTPAVLVTRGRLTEQLTKIINLPQDERVKAFRLLVALLGVADDRRRLRFCAGGCGHAWHHLMSGVGTQTATA, from the coding sequence ATGGACGGACGCACGGTCATCCTGAACGAGTTGGCGCAAGGCATCCGTCCGCTCACCCAGGGCGTCGGCTGGTTCGGGGGCCTCGCCGACGCTGAGCAGTTTGAAGTCCTGCGCGACCTGGCAGGGTTCTGTATCCAGGCCCGCGCAACCAGCGAGGACGGGCCGGAGAGTATCCGCAGAGCTGGCATCCGGTTCACCCACACCCCGGCCGTGCTGGTCACACGCGGCCGCCTCACCGAGCAACTGACAAAGATCATCAACCTTCCGCAGGACGAGCGGGTCAAGGCATTCCGGCTGCTGGTCGCCCTGCTCGGCGTCGCTGATGATCGGCGGCGGCTCCGCTTCTGTGCTGGCGGATGCGGGCACGCCTGGCACCACCTGATGTCCGGAGTGGGCACCCAAACGGCCACCGCGTGA
- a CDS encoding zinc-dependent alcohol dehydrogenase encodes MKAVVWHALGDIRLDDVPEPEIKDPYDAIVRITTSAICGTDLHFIRGTMPGMQEGRILGHEAVGVVEEVGSGVRNLRPGDRVVVPSTVACGTCSYCRAGYYAQCDNANPGGRRAGTVFFGGPEAAGGLDGLQAEYARIPFAHVGLVPLPDTVDDAQAILLSDIYPTAWFGARLAEVGDGDTVAIVGAGPVGQAAIACARLQGAGRIIVVDGLADRLDLARDQHAETVDFNAEDPVEAVLELTGGIGVDRVIEAVGVDAQRPSHGPAAEALRDQGEQFAHERQEAAPEQNPDGSTWVPGDAPTLAARWAVQMSAKAGTIGTVGVYPPQVQHYPFGEAFMKNLTLKMGNCNHRRYVPELVSMVAAGRLDPTPLITRWVGTEDALDAYRTFDRREAGWTKVTLGVAGDGSVAPGLGEAAGTGAATTAGTQGPRTTDQGSRGDRS; translated from the coding sequence ATGAAGGCTGTCGTGTGGCACGCACTGGGGGACATACGTCTGGACGACGTGCCGGAACCGGAGATCAAGGACCCGTACGACGCGATCGTGCGGATCACGACGTCCGCCATCTGCGGCACCGACCTGCACTTCATCCGCGGCACCATGCCCGGCATGCAGGAGGGACGCATCCTCGGTCATGAGGCCGTCGGCGTCGTGGAGGAGGTCGGTTCCGGGGTGCGTAACCTCCGTCCCGGTGACCGAGTGGTGGTGCCGTCCACCGTGGCGTGCGGAACGTGCAGCTACTGCCGGGCCGGCTACTACGCGCAGTGCGACAACGCCAACCCGGGCGGCCGACGGGCGGGCACCGTGTTCTTCGGCGGCCCGGAGGCCGCCGGAGGACTGGACGGTCTGCAGGCCGAGTACGCCCGTATCCCGTTCGCGCACGTCGGACTGGTCCCGCTGCCGGACACCGTCGATGACGCACAGGCCATCCTGCTCTCCGACATCTACCCCACGGCGTGGTTCGGGGCACGGCTGGCGGAGGTCGGAGACGGCGACACCGTGGCGATCGTGGGTGCCGGGCCGGTCGGTCAGGCGGCCATCGCCTGCGCCCGTCTCCAGGGAGCCGGGCGCATCATCGTCGTCGACGGCCTGGCGGATCGGCTGGACCTGGCGCGCGACCAGCATGCCGAAACGGTCGACTTCAACGCCGAGGATCCGGTCGAGGCTGTTCTGGAGTTGACCGGCGGCATCGGTGTGGACCGCGTGATCGAGGCCGTGGGTGTGGATGCTCAGCGGCCGTCCCACGGCCCGGCGGCCGAAGCACTGCGTGATCAGGGCGAGCAGTTCGCGCACGAACGCCAGGAGGCGGCTCCCGAACAGAATCCGGACGGCAGCACGTGGGTGCCCGGTGACGCCCCGACGCTGGCCGCTCGCTGGGCGGTGCAGATGTCGGCGAAGGCCGGCACGATCGGCACGGTCGGTGTCTATCCGCCGCAGGTGCAGCACTATCCGTTCGGCGAGGCGTTCATGAAGAACCTCACCCTGAAGATGGGCAACTGCAACCACCGCCGATACGTGCCCGAGCTCGTGTCCATGGTCGCCGCCGGCCGGCTCGACCCCACCCCGCTGATCACCCGCTGGGTCGGAACCGAGGACGCGCTCGATGCCTACCGCACCTTCGACCGGAGGGAAGCGGGCTGGACCAAGGTGACTCTCGGCGTGGCGGGCGACGGCTCGGTCGCCCCTGGTCTGGGCGAAGCGGCCGGCACCGGAGCCGCCACCACCGCCGGCACGCAGGGACCCAGGACGACGGACCAAGGCAGCCGAGGTGACCGATCATGA
- a CDS encoding class I mannose-6-phosphate isomerase: MTNGPMAGRSLHRVLGDHPEALMGAGWSGTYFPLLTKFIDATGTLPVHLHADDEAARRLEKQPNGKTEAWHILDATPGATALCGVEQGVTADRLRTALEAQDFDTVLRRLPVRAGETLYVPGGTLHSFGPDTLVYEIEQTSDIQQHAMRWKMEDGSPVGDAEFRTNLDMLMRQVDLETRPDFTPGLSIAVGDAVERVFLCAGPYFALERWRAGTAEPMRHAFATAQILSNVGAPVRVRAGTWSEVLGRAETLLLPAACGEVEIIGPADVLIGYLPDLDRDVRGPLLAAGYPVPLLRRFIASSP, from the coding sequence GTGACCAACGGCCCCATGGCCGGCCGGTCACTGCACCGGGTGCTCGGCGACCACCCCGAAGCACTCATGGGCGCCGGCTGGTCCGGCACGTACTTCCCCCTGCTGACGAAGTTCATCGACGCCACCGGCACCCTTCCCGTGCACCTGCACGCCGACGACGAGGCGGCCCGGCGCCTGGAGAAACAGCCCAACGGCAAGACCGAAGCCTGGCACATCCTGGACGCGACCCCCGGCGCGACCGCCCTTTGCGGGGTCGAGCAAGGGGTGACGGCCGACCGGTTGCGTACCGCTCTGGAGGCACAGGACTTCGACACGGTGCTGCGCCGCTTGCCGGTGCGCGCGGGAGAGACCCTGTACGTGCCCGGCGGCACACTGCACAGCTTCGGGCCCGACACGCTCGTCTACGAGATCGAGCAGACGTCCGACATCCAGCAGCACGCGATGCGCTGGAAGATGGAGGACGGCTCCCCGGTGGGCGACGCGGAATTCCGCACCAACCTCGACATGCTGATGCGCCAGGTCGACCTGGAGACCCGCCCGGACTTCACCCCCGGGCTGAGCATCGCCGTCGGGGACGCGGTGGAGCGGGTGTTCCTGTGCGCGGGCCCGTACTTCGCGCTCGAACGCTGGCGTGCCGGGACCGCAGAGCCGATGCGGCACGCATTCGCCACCGCGCAGATCCTGTCGAACGTCGGCGCCCCAGTACGGGTACGCGCGGGTACGTGGAGCGAGGTGCTCGGCCGGGCCGAGACGCTGCTGCTGCCCGCGGCGTGCGGCGAAGTCGAGATCATCGGGCCGGCCGACGTGCTGATCGGCTACCTGCCCGACCTCGACCGCGACGTGCGTGGCCCGCTGCTCGCCGCCGGGTACCCGGTGCCGCTGTTACGGCGCTTCATCGCGTCGTCACCCTGA
- a CDS encoding baeRF2 domain-containing protein — MQLSFLTPLFDRGGPWATVYFDPAQNDESGAKRRELSVREACRTLEEAGADAATVQAVREALTDIGPAEDPAGRVVFAAGGNVVLSHRLSRPPQGQIACWAALPRLTPLLELSSQDPDCLVAYIDRTGADFELRGAAGPQVAGQTEGQQWPVHRTASVDWSERHFQLKVENTWEHNAGEIAEALGTAYEESGADLVVLVGDPRERPAVRDRLPEALRTVTVETEHGGRAAGSSSSALEGAIEQARQQYTRRRVDAALDRFSAGRVGTDGQTDAVEGVPAVIEAAREHRMDTLLVRPGGPDLARETWIGAEPDQVAVRRTDVQTLGEGDPISVRADDALLRSAAATASDVLIVPSPDGDGSDGSDIPVGGLGALLRWTYEPSQT; from the coding sequence GTGCAGCTGTCATTTCTGACACCACTGTTCGATCGTGGCGGGCCATGGGCCACCGTGTACTTCGACCCGGCTCAGAACGACGAGTCGGGCGCCAAGCGACGCGAGCTGTCCGTACGGGAGGCGTGCCGCACGTTGGAGGAAGCGGGTGCCGACGCGGCGACCGTCCAAGCCGTGCGGGAGGCGTTGACGGACATCGGGCCCGCGGAGGACCCGGCCGGTCGCGTGGTCTTCGCGGCCGGCGGGAACGTGGTGCTCAGCCACCGTCTCTCCCGGCCGCCGCAGGGTCAGATCGCCTGCTGGGCCGCTCTGCCCAGGTTGACGCCGTTGCTGGAGCTGTCCAGTCAGGACCCGGACTGCCTAGTGGCGTACATCGACCGGACCGGCGCCGACTTCGAGCTGCGCGGCGCGGCGGGCCCGCAGGTCGCCGGCCAGACGGAGGGGCAGCAGTGGCCGGTCCACCGTACGGCCTCGGTGGACTGGTCCGAGCGGCACTTCCAGCTCAAGGTCGAGAACACCTGGGAGCACAACGCGGGCGAGATCGCCGAAGCGCTGGGGACCGCGTACGAGGAGAGCGGCGCCGACCTGGTCGTGCTGGTCGGTGACCCCCGTGAGCGGCCTGCCGTGCGTGACCGGCTCCCCGAAGCGCTCCGTACGGTGACGGTGGAAACCGAGCATGGCGGGCGCGCCGCCGGCTCCTCCTCTTCCGCGCTTGAGGGAGCCATCGAGCAGGCGCGGCAGCAGTACACCCGGCGGCGCGTCGATGCGGCCCTCGACCGTTTCAGCGCCGGGAGGGTGGGCACCGACGGGCAGACGGACGCGGTCGAGGGTGTCCCCGCCGTGATCGAGGCTGCCCGCGAGCACCGCATGGACACGCTCCTGGTCCGTCCCGGCGGGCCCGACCTGGCGCGTGAGACGTGGATAGGCGCCGAACCTGATCAGGTAGCGGTGCGCCGGACCGACGTGCAGACCCTCGGAGAGGGTGATCCGATCTCCGTGCGTGCCGACGACGCACTGCTGCGGTCGGCCGCCGCCACCGCGTCCGACGTTCTGATCGTTCCCTCTCCGGACGGGGACGGTTCCGACGGTTCCGACATCCCTGTGGGGGGCCTCGGCGCCCTGCTGCGCTGGACCTACGAACCGTCCCAGACCTGA
- a CDS encoding Ppx/GppA phosphatase family protein: MRLGVADVGSNTVRLVITEQDGGLPLPVHTSRRRLHLAERVSADGRLAADAVECLVEALTEVKEEALRWKVTEPLVFATAAVRDAVNREEIVAAVRARTGLSLHVMSGVTEAELTFLAARQWIGWRAGPMALLDIGGGSLEVAFGRGGTPDFAASLPLGAGRLTRDYLDQDSVPAPELVRQVRRRVRHELRDVAARIQWERPRTAVATSRTFHQLGRLCGAAPRREGPFVPRHLSRSDMKAALKTLVGLPAPDRAELPGISAGRARQCVAGAIVAHTTMRSLDIDQVVLSPWALREGVMLAHLQRDGSLNPGSTAWRRSTN; this comes from the coding sequence ATGCGACTCGGGGTAGCGGACGTCGGTTCGAACACGGTGAGGCTGGTCATCACCGAGCAAGACGGGGGCCTTCCGCTGCCCGTGCACACCAGCAGGCGGCGGCTTCACCTCGCCGAACGCGTCTCGGCAGACGGCCGGCTCGCGGCGGACGCCGTCGAGTGTCTGGTCGAGGCGCTTACCGAGGTCAAAGAGGAGGCCCTCCGATGGAAGGTGACTGAGCCGCTCGTGTTCGCCACAGCCGCCGTCCGGGACGCCGTCAATCGCGAAGAGATCGTGGCCGCCGTACGTGCCCGCACCGGTCTGTCCCTGCACGTGATGTCCGGGGTGACGGAAGCCGAACTGACATTCCTGGCCGCCCGGCAGTGGATCGGCTGGCGGGCCGGACCGATGGCCCTTCTTGACATTGGCGGAGGTTCCCTCGAAGTCGCTTTCGGTCGCGGCGGAACACCGGATTTCGCTGCCTCGCTACCGCTTGGCGCCGGGCGCCTGACACGGGACTACCTGGATCAGGACAGCGTTCCCGCGCCCGAGCTGGTGAGGCAGGTACGACGACGGGTGCGCCACGAACTGCGAGACGTCGCCGCCCGCATCCAGTGGGAGCGCCCGCGCACCGCCGTGGCCACCTCCCGCACCTTTCACCAGCTCGGCCGCCTGTGTGGTGCCGCACCCCGCCGTGAAGGGCCGTTCGTTCCTCGTCATCTGTCCCGCAGCGATATGAAGGCGGCACTGAAGACACTGGTCGGACTACCCGCGCCTGACCGGGCCGAACTGCCGGGCATCTCCGCCGGCCGTGCCCGCCAGTGTGTGGCCGGCGCGATCGTCGCGCACACCACCATGCGCTCCCTCGACATCGACCAAGTCGTGCTCTCCCCCTGGGCGCTGCGCGAAGGAGTCATGCTCGCACACCTCCAACGGGACGGCTCGCTCAATCCGGGCTCCACCGCTTGGCGGCGGAGCACGAATTGA
- a CDS encoding alpha/beta fold hydrolase, translating to MLQAESPHLHVHYDRVGSKTVRSLGTSSGARGDGPLTVLVPGLGAPGYLLRTLRECARRGPVRLLDVPGFGGPADPVCSEALGPLADMVARWLATVPQGPVLLAGHSTGAQAALHATVTAPERVEALVMLAPTFPPPLRSARPLVVAFARTALHESPSVVPTLLPSYLKAGPRRLMNCVRSAQADTPEDALPAVTCPTTIVAGEHDALCPPEWTRLLAGRAVRGRAVSVPGAHAFPHLRPTATAKLLTEAREA from the coding sequence ATGCTGCAGGCCGAGAGTCCCCACCTCCACGTTCACTACGACCGCGTGGGTTCGAAGACGGTCCGCAGTTTGGGCACGAGCAGTGGCGCCCGAGGTGACGGCCCCCTGACGGTGCTGGTGCCTGGCCTGGGGGCGCCCGGTTACCTACTGCGCACCCTGCGGGAATGCGCAAGGCGAGGGCCCGTACGTCTGCTGGACGTACCGGGCTTCGGCGGACCGGCCGACCCGGTATGCTCCGAGGCCCTCGGGCCGCTCGCCGACATGGTGGCTCGGTGGTTGGCCACCGTTCCGCAGGGCCCGGTGCTCCTCGCCGGCCACTCCACTGGCGCTCAGGCAGCGCTGCACGCAACCGTGACGGCGCCCGAGCGAGTAGAGGCTCTCGTCATGCTGGCCCCCACCTTCCCGCCGCCGCTGCGGTCGGCGCGCCCGCTGGTGGTGGCGTTCGCTCGCACAGCCCTCCATGAATCCCCCTCTGTGGTACCGACGCTACTGCCCTCTTACCTGAAGGCCGGACCGCGGCGGCTGATGAACTGCGTCCGTTCGGCCCAGGCAGACACTCCTGAAGACGCCCTGCCCGCCGTGACCTGCCCGACCACCATCGTGGCGGGGGAGCACGACGCACTGTGTCCACCGGAATGGACTCGCCTCTTGGCAGGCCGCGCCGTACGGGGACGCGCCGTGTCGGTACCGGGGGCGCACGCGTTTCCCCACCTGCGCCCGACCGCCACCGCAAAGTTACTGACCGAGGCTCGGGAAGCCTGA
- a CDS encoding PRC-barrel domain-containing protein, whose amino-acid sequence MATDGAPILEKLSDSEQTVETPAEDVRGRKVADTEGNEIGKIEDLLVDAPQRKVRFLLVAHGGFLGFGETKSFVPVDAVTHITEDQVFIDQSRERVAEAPVYDPELTDESEYYTNVYGFYGYPPFWGPGYVYPGFPFRQA is encoded by the coding sequence ATGGCGACCGATGGCGCTCCGATACTGGAGAAGCTCAGCGACTCCGAGCAGACGGTGGAGACCCCCGCAGAGGATGTGCGAGGCCGCAAGGTGGCTGACACCGAGGGTAACGAGATTGGCAAGATTGAAGACCTTCTGGTTGACGCTCCGCAACGCAAGGTCCGTTTCTTGCTCGTGGCCCACGGTGGATTCCTGGGCTTCGGCGAGACCAAGTCATTCGTGCCGGTGGACGCCGTCACGCACATCACCGAGGACCAGGTGTTCATCGACCAGTCGCGCGAGCGTGTGGCCGAGGCCCCCGTTTACGATCCCGAACTTACCGATGAGTCCGAGTACTACACCAACGTGTACGGCTTCTACGGTTATCCGCCGTTCTGGGGGCCCGGTTACGTCTATCCCGGCTTTCCCTTCCGTCAGGCGTAG
- a CDS encoding four-helix bundle copper-binding protein yields MTTAVKDMLATYPADLGNLNRDKLARCIEECIACAQACTACADACLSEDTVNELTKCIRTNADCADICTATAAVISRHTGYDASITRAILQACAVACKACGDECGRHADMHDHCRICADACRRCEEACNDLLTSLG; encoded by the coding sequence ATGACCACTGCGGTCAAGGACATGCTCGCCACCTACCCCGCCGACCTGGGCAACCTGAATCGCGACAAGCTCGCCCGCTGCATCGAGGAATGCATCGCCTGCGCCCAGGCTTGTACCGCCTGCGCAGACGCCTGCCTGTCCGAAGACACGGTCAATGAACTGACCAAGTGCATCCGCACCAACGCCGACTGCGCCGACATCTGCACTGCGACCGCTGCAGTGATCTCCCGCCACACCGGCTACGACGCCAGCATCACGCGCGCAATCCTCCAGGCGTGCGCCGTCGCCTGCAAAGCCTGCGGCGACGAGTGCGGGCGCCATGCCGACATGCACGACCACTGCCGGATCTGCGCGGACGCTTGCCGACGCTGCGAAGAGGCGTGCAACGACCTGCTCACCTCTCTTGGCTGA
- a CDS encoding SDR family oxidoreductase — protein MSQPRQQQVPPGVTTEMVPEPDHGEDSYRGSGRLTGKAAVITGGDSGIGRAVAIAYAREGADLLLSYLDEHEDAEETARWVRDAGRTCVLVPGDVADPAHCRAIIDIAVREFGRVDVLVNNAAHQMTRDSVTDIPDEEWDRTLAINLSAFFHLTKTAVPHMRPGSAIIGSTSVNSDNPPPQLLAYDVTKAGIANMVGSLAQMLASKGIRANSVAPGPIWTPLIPATMPPEQVENFGSQVPLGRPGQPAELAPVYVMLASDEASYVSGARIAVTGGQPIL, from the coding sequence ATGTCTCAGCCTCGTCAGCAGCAGGTCCCGCCCGGTGTGACCACTGAGATGGTGCCCGAGCCCGACCACGGTGAAGACAGCTACCGAGGGTCCGGACGGCTGACCGGTAAAGCGGCCGTGATCACCGGCGGAGACAGCGGGATCGGACGTGCGGTGGCGATCGCCTACGCCCGTGAGGGCGCTGACCTCCTGCTCTCCTACCTCGACGAGCACGAGGACGCCGAGGAGACCGCGCGCTGGGTTCGAGACGCCGGCCGTACGTGCGTGCTGGTGCCCGGAGACGTCGCCGACCCGGCACACTGCCGGGCGATCATCGACATTGCCGTGCGGGAGTTCGGCCGAGTCGACGTGCTGGTCAACAACGCCGCCCACCAGATGACACGCGATTCCGTCACAGACATTCCCGACGAGGAATGGGACCGTACCCTGGCGATCAACCTCAGCGCCTTCTTCCACCTGACCAAGACCGCCGTACCCCACATGCGGCCCGGATCGGCGATCATCGGCAGCACGTCGGTCAACTCCGACAACCCGCCACCGCAACTGCTGGCTTACGACGTCACCAAGGCGGGCATCGCCAACATGGTCGGCTCCCTCGCCCAGATGCTGGCCTCCAAGGGCATCCGAGCCAACAGCGTAGCTCCGGGACCCATCTGGACACCGCTCATCCCCGCGACCATGCCGCCAGAGCAGGTCGAGAACTTCGGCTCACAGGTACCGCTCGGTCGGCCGGGCCAGCCGGCCGAACTGGCACCCGTGTACGTCATGCTCGCCTCCGACGAGGCCAGCTACGTCTCCGGGGCCCGCATCGCTGTCACCGGCGGGCAGCCGATCCTGTGA